Proteins co-encoded in one Kribbella solani genomic window:
- a CDS encoding DUF222 domain-containing protein, whose translation MFENDLTELSTADLLESAAEHRALANHADTRLLEHAQTYADRYHPNHHQPRPSQPGHHPGRHSSNGPGNRPGNGRERTVTLGGDGCPEITEFAIAEFAAILAISPMTAARLIGEALALRHRFPHTWARVLSGDATAWKARQLATTCLKLTETAAHHVDRRVAPLIDTITPYRLDKIIHAAKHHADPDLARAEADEKARERGVFIGPSNHHGTKTIYIKAAAGAVIRHNATLNAIANALKTFGDTRPTQHRRAEAIGILADPTYTQELLTQAHNHTTNNQTNKTTEATSPTNQTTGTTNNRTTAANAPTSATTQTNETTNETTNNPTNDDTNEATTEITTDTTADAPADTTATAQTNDVTTDSTTNSTNDTTANANATTDASSQTADQTHRPADQTHDHAEHPTQRSQHDRQVQPHLHPTSTHHTAPAKHPADNPSTTQPTAAPPHAIRPHTAPPDAAQPGTLPSGVLPPAASPRYVSPRAAERESDLLDDWAWCGREPSLDDEADRDAPHPSELDLPDPLDVPYRLKVEPFDPLELDEATDGRPLDDDSRRLLDARLARIKLDAYAKPGGRGGGQVRPGRTEVYVHLTDHTLATGNGVLRAESVGPLIASQLGELIGHGPYVVKPVIDLNDAVSVDAYEIPAGIRERIRLAYPVELFPYGTRETSQTMDLDHIQPYDPLGPPGQTSTDNLAPLSRFGHRVKTHARGWKVRRVDRTILEWTTPHNFTFRVGPTGTHRVRPDESAAG comes from the coding sequence ATGTTCGAGAACGATCTCACCGAGCTCTCAACAGCCGACCTGCTGGAATCAGCCGCCGAACACCGCGCCCTGGCCAACCACGCCGACACCCGGCTCCTCGAACACGCCCAAACCTACGCCGACCGCTACCACCCCAACCACCACCAACCCCGCCCCAGCCAACCCGGCCACCACCCGGGCCGCCACTCATCCAACGGCCCAGGTAACCGCCCAGGCAACGGCCGCGAACGTACCGTGACCCTCGGCGGCGACGGCTGCCCCGAAATCACCGAATTCGCCATCGCCGAATTCGCGGCCATCCTCGCCATCTCACCCATGACCGCCGCCCGCCTCATCGGCGAAGCACTCGCCCTACGCCACCGCTTCCCCCACACCTGGGCCCGCGTACTCTCCGGCGACGCCACCGCCTGGAAAGCCCGCCAACTCGCCACCACCTGCCTCAAACTCACCGAAACCGCCGCCCACCACGTCGACCGCCGCGTCGCGCCCCTCATCGACACCATCACCCCCTACCGCCTCGACAAAATCATCCACGCCGCGAAACACCACGCCGACCCCGATCTCGCCCGCGCCGAAGCTGACGAGAAAGCCCGCGAACGCGGCGTGTTCATCGGACCCAGCAACCACCACGGCACCAAAACCATCTACATCAAAGCCGCCGCCGGCGCCGTCATCCGCCACAACGCCACCCTCAACGCCATCGCCAACGCCCTCAAAACCTTCGGCGACACCCGCCCCACCCAACACCGCCGCGCCGAAGCCATCGGCATCCTCGCCGACCCCACCTACACCCAAGAACTCCTCACCCAAGCCCACAACCACACCACCAACAACCAAACCAACAAGACAACCGAGGCCACCAGCCCCACCAACCAAACCACTGGCACCACCAACAACCGCACCACCGCCGCCAACGCGCCCACCAGCGCCACCACTCAAACCAACGAGACCACCAACGAGACCACCAACAACCCAACTAACGACGACACCAACGAGGCGACCACCGAGATCACCACCGACACGACCGCCGACGCACCCGCCGACACCACCGCCACCGCCCAAACCAACGACGTCACCACCGACTCCACCACCAACTCCACCAACGACACCACCGCCAATGCCAACGCCACGACCGACGCCTCCAGCCAGACCGCCGACCAAACCCACCGCCCCGCTGACCAAACCCACGACCACGCCGAACACCCCACCCAACGCAGCCAACACGACCGCCAAGTACAACCACACCTTCACCCCACCAGCACCCACCACACAGCGCCCGCGAAGCACCCCGCCGACAACCCCAGCACCACACAACCCACCGCCGCACCACCGCATGCCATCAGACCGCACACAGCACCACCAGATGCAGCACAACCGGGCACCCTTCCATCGGGTGTCCTCCCACCGGCTGCCTCGCCACGGTATGTCTCACCACGGGCAGCTGAGCGTGAGAGTGATTTGCTGGATGACTGGGCGTGGTGTGGTCGTGAGCCGAGCCTCGATGATGAGGCGGATCGTGATGCGCCGCATCCCAGTGAGCTGGACCTGCCTGATCCACTGGATGTTCCTTACCGCCTGAAGGTCGAACCGTTTGATCCATTGGAACTGGACGAGGCGACGGATGGCCGGCCGTTGGACGACGACAGTCGGCGGCTGCTGGATGCGAGGCTTGCGCGGATCAAGCTCGACGCGTACGCAAAACCCGGTGGTCGTGGCGGTGGACAGGTGCGTCCCGGGCGGACCGAGGTGTACGTACACCTCACTGATCACACGCTTGCCACCGGCAACGGTGTGCTTCGGGCTGAGTCCGTTGGACCGTTGATCGCGTCGCAGTTGGGCGAGCTGATCGGTCACGGGCCGTACGTGGTCAAGCCGGTGATCGACCTGAACGATGCAGTGAGCGTTGACGCGTATGAGATCCCGGCCGGCATCCGGGAGCGGATCAGGCTCGCGTACCCGGTTGAGCTCTTCCCGTACGGCACTCGCGAGACGAGTCAGACCATGGACCTCGATCACATCCAGCCGTACGATCCGCTCGGTCCACCAGGGCAGACCAGCACCGACAACCTTGCGCCGCTCAGTCGGTTCGGGCACAGGGTGAAGACGCATGCGCGTGGGTGGAAGGTGCGACGGGTCGATCGCACGATCCTTGAATGGACGACGCCGCACAACTTCACGTTTCGGGTTGGGCCGACCGGTACGCACCGGGTTCGGCCAGATGAATCGGCGGCCGGTTAG
- a CDS encoding S8 family serine peptidase encodes MSFRPAHLLRLAVPAALVAGALVTLSGSSGTAAQPHPYRPSFPSHQSAKAEYVPNSVMVKFKAKSTTSARKATVGRLRATTEDSVSSPVVELKGDVPAPELLKKVQADPSVEQASLNYLRRASATPNDLYYASDQRASFNTIRLPQAWDLSKSTGNQIVAVLDTGVDGGHPDLAGHLVPGYNAVSSTRPNPVDDNGHGTMTLGIIAAAANNGAGVAGVGWNVKAMPVKVLDANGVGKDSDIAKGINWAVANGAKVINMSLGGAGYNSVLETAVANAIARGVVVVAAAGNEGTDVVQYPAAFYGVIAVGATNPGGVKTDFSSYGNWVDLAAPGWDILSTGSRALTPAGYEPYWYCTGTSCSAPIVAGVAALVKNKWPTFTPIQVESRLKALARDAGPRGTDPYYGAGILDAYAALGGKTTTDFPMNGPDNNDQPERAISVSPESSPLTTTMGVEGDVDWFEVTSQAARNLKISVTGADYQPVYAVNMGPRVSVYDGDLVSLGSKVQAYPDIDPVTKKPKWGPQTATVNVSAKAGSTFIAVSNDNGSRDTRPYSLNITEEGNGGVDNDQTYDLMDVQPQAFSTVSDLATKPTVRFARDVTASTVTAGTVRLVNGRSGAAVGVAVAYDATTRTATISPTAPLAENTPYRIQIADGITQTADGSRVAQSSSTFATADLAPAKLTSFDASGAYLAANLTWKIPSISDLDQVIVRRNANSKAPTLTTGTLVYAGTASAYKNTGLAQGVTYTYAAWVKDRGGKVSAISTSQLLGMKTTLSPTATVLNYGGTVTLRGSTVRIDNKAYAGLPTNLYVRPKNSSTFKLLAALKTSSTGAVSYAYKPTVSSVFMMTFPGNTDLMGTRTPDITVQVAPTISATLAPTAIKLGRTTAISGYVAPAHAGQTVYLQQYGSKVWKSIASVKLSTSGKYAFGIKPAIRGPIAYRVWFPGDADHAQAFTANKIVTVS; translated from the coding sequence GTGTCCTTCCGTCCTGCCCACCTGCTGCGCCTCGCCGTACCAGCCGCGCTGGTAGCCGGCGCACTGGTGACTTTGAGCGGTTCGTCCGGTACGGCGGCCCAGCCGCACCCGTACCGGCCGTCGTTCCCGAGCCACCAGTCCGCGAAGGCGGAGTACGTACCGAACTCGGTGATGGTCAAGTTCAAGGCCAAGAGCACCACCTCCGCCCGGAAGGCAACGGTCGGACGGCTGCGCGCCACCACCGAGGACTCGGTCTCGTCACCCGTCGTGGAGCTCAAGGGCGACGTGCCGGCGCCGGAGCTGCTGAAGAAGGTGCAGGCCGACCCGTCGGTCGAGCAGGCCTCGCTCAACTACCTCCGCCGGGCATCCGCGACCCCGAACGACCTCTACTACGCCAGCGACCAGCGGGCCTCGTTCAACACGATCCGGCTCCCGCAGGCCTGGGACCTGTCCAAGTCGACCGGCAACCAGATCGTCGCCGTGCTCGACACCGGCGTCGACGGCGGCCACCCGGACCTGGCCGGGCACCTCGTACCCGGCTACAACGCCGTCTCCAGCACCCGGCCGAACCCGGTCGACGACAACGGCCACGGCACCATGACGCTCGGCATCATCGCCGCCGCCGCGAACAACGGCGCCGGCGTGGCCGGGGTCGGCTGGAACGTCAAGGCGATGCCGGTCAAGGTGCTCGACGCCAACGGCGTCGGCAAGGACTCCGACATTGCCAAGGGCATCAACTGGGCGGTCGCGAACGGCGCCAAGGTGATCAACATGTCGCTCGGCGGCGCCGGGTACAACTCGGTGCTCGAGACCGCCGTCGCGAACGCGATCGCGCGTGGTGTCGTCGTGGTCGCCGCGGCCGGCAACGAAGGCACCGACGTGGTCCAGTACCCGGCGGCGTTCTACGGCGTGATCGCGGTCGGCGCGACCAACCCCGGCGGCGTCAAGACCGACTTCAGCTCGTACGGAAACTGGGTCGACCTCGCGGCACCCGGCTGGGACATCCTCAGCACCGGATCGCGGGCGCTCACCCCGGCCGGGTACGAGCCGTACTGGTACTGCACCGGCACGTCCTGCTCCGCGCCGATCGTCGCGGGCGTCGCGGCGCTGGTGAAGAACAAGTGGCCGACGTTCACCCCGATCCAGGTGGAATCACGGCTCAAGGCCCTCGCGCGCGACGCCGGCCCGCGCGGCACCGACCCGTACTACGGCGCCGGCATCCTGGACGCGTACGCGGCGCTCGGCGGCAAGACCACCACCGACTTCCCGATGAACGGGCCGGACAACAACGACCAGCCCGAGCGGGCCATCTCGGTCAGCCCGGAGTCCAGCCCGCTGACGACCACGATGGGCGTCGAGGGCGACGTCGACTGGTTCGAGGTCACCTCACAGGCCGCGCGCAACCTGAAGATCTCGGTCACCGGCGCCGACTACCAGCCGGTGTACGCGGTCAACATGGGACCGCGGGTCAGCGTGTACGACGGCGACCTGGTCTCGCTCGGCAGCAAGGTGCAGGCCTACCCGGACATCGACCCCGTGACCAAGAAGCCGAAGTGGGGTCCGCAGACCGCGACCGTCAACGTCAGTGCCAAGGCCGGGTCGACGTTCATTGCCGTCAGCAACGACAACGGCTCGCGGGACACCCGCCCGTACTCGCTGAACATCACCGAAGAGGGCAACGGCGGTGTCGACAACGACCAGACGTACGACCTGATGGACGTGCAGCCGCAAGCGTTCTCGACCGTGTCGGACCTGGCCACCAAGCCGACCGTACGGTTCGCGCGGGACGTCACCGCCAGCACCGTCACGGCCGGCACGGTCCGGCTGGTCAACGGGCGGAGCGGTGCTGCTGTCGGCGTTGCCGTTGCCTATGACGCGACCACGCGGACCGCGACGATCTCGCCGACCGCGCCGCTGGCGGAGAACACGCCGTACCGCATCCAGATCGCCGACGGCATCACCCAGACCGCCGACGGCAGCCGGGTCGCGCAGAGCAGCAGCACCTTCGCCACCGCGGACCTCGCGCCGGCCAAGCTGACCTCGTTCGACGCGAGCGGCGCGTACCTGGCGGCCAACCTGACCTGGAAGATCCCGTCGATCAGCGACCTCGACCAGGTCATCGTCCGGCGGAACGCCAACAGCAAAGCGCCGACGTTGACCACGGGCACGCTCGTGTACGCCGGAACCGCATCGGCCTACAAGAACACCGGCCTGGCGCAGGGCGTCACGTACACGTACGCCGCCTGGGTCAAGGACCGCGGCGGCAAGGTCAGCGCGATCTCGACCAGCCAGCTGCTCGGCATGAAGACCACGCTCAGCCCGACGGCGACAGTGCTCAACTACGGCGGGACCGTCACGTTGCGCGGAAGCACGGTGCGGATCGACAACAAGGCGTACGCCGGACTGCCGACCAACCTGTACGTGCGGCCGAAGAACTCGTCGACGTTCAAACTGCTCGCCGCGCTGAAGACATCCTCGACCGGCGCGGTCAGCTACGCGTACAAGCCGACCGTGTCGTCCGTGTTCATGATGACGTTCCCCGGCAACACCGACCTGATGGGTACCCGGACCCCCGACATCACCGTCCAGGTCGCGCCGACGATCTCCGCCACGCTCGCACCGACGGCGATCAAACTCGGCAGGACCACCGCCATCAGCGGGTACGTCGCGCCGGCCCACGCCGGACAGACCGTGTACCTGCAGCAGTACGGCAGCAAGGTGTGGAAGTCGATCGCGTCCGTGAAACTCAGCACGTCCGGCAAGTACGCCTTCGGCATCAAGCCGGCCATCCGCGGACCGATCGCCTACCGCGTCTGGTTCCCCGGCGACGCCGACCACGCGCAGGCGTTCACAGCTAACAAGATCGTCACCGTCAGCTGA
- a CDS encoding glycoside hydrolase domain-containing protein, with amino-acid sequence MYRSVTLCISAALSLGTLAVPAQAANADRTITYHGYQVTVPRSWQVVDLTKDPAACVRFDRPAVYLGRPAAQQNCPAHLVGRTEGLIIEPLAGSTPRSAATTRAATARSVDNEIQVGVEDAGVLVTAVHGASEEPAVRSVLATARLVAGAAPAKLIRPRAAPAAPAASIVAPGTMINQQAFDQCTAPSLGAMNAWKASPFKAVGIYISGASRSCTQANLTASWVASNAANGWSFMPIDVGYQAPCGTRNPKMSADLGTARTQGADSASASVQAAQNLGIGAGSAIYSDIEAYPTGNNACRDAIMSYISGWTERLRSLGYLSGVYSSAGSGGRDLANSAGDGRWLMPDHLWFAWWNNVANTDGGQYIPANLWTNHQRLHQYKGDHNETWGGVTINIDSNFLDVAGAAPPPMTDGVYRIKSEAGGFDLDVRDCQSANGADVRMWDRILTSPCQKWHLVNVTGTTFKILDGNTGKALDVIGCSTADATQVQLYDDWGGDCQTWSIEPVVGGAYKIIGTGSGKSLDVAGCNPNRDADVIIWPYHGGSCQRWHLTPA; translated from the coding sequence ATGTATCGCTCCGTCACGCTCTGTATCAGTGCGGCCTTGTCGCTCGGCACGCTCGCCGTACCCGCCCAAGCAGCAAACGCCGACCGAACCATCACCTATCACGGCTACCAGGTGACCGTCCCCCGGTCCTGGCAGGTCGTTGACCTCACCAAGGACCCGGCCGCCTGCGTCCGCTTCGACCGCCCCGCCGTGTACCTCGGCCGGCCAGCCGCGCAGCAGAACTGCCCGGCGCATCTGGTCGGCCGCACCGAGGGCCTCATCATCGAACCACTCGCCGGTTCCACCCCCCGATCAGCGGCAACCACACGCGCCGCGACCGCGCGCTCCGTCGACAACGAAATCCAGGTCGGCGTCGAGGATGCCGGTGTCCTCGTCACCGCCGTACACGGTGCATCCGAGGAACCCGCCGTACGCTCCGTGCTCGCGACCGCCCGCCTGGTGGCAGGCGCCGCGCCGGCCAAGCTGATCCGGCCCCGCGCCGCGCCGGCCGCCCCGGCGGCGTCGATCGTTGCCCCCGGCACCATGATCAACCAGCAGGCGTTCGACCAGTGCACGGCGCCTTCGCTCGGCGCGATGAACGCCTGGAAAGCCTCGCCGTTCAAGGCCGTCGGGATCTACATCAGCGGCGCCTCACGTTCGTGTACGCAGGCCAATCTGACCGCGTCGTGGGTGGCGTCGAACGCGGCGAACGGCTGGTCGTTCATGCCGATCGACGTCGGCTACCAGGCACCCTGCGGTACGCGGAACCCGAAGATGTCCGCCGACCTCGGCACCGCCCGGACCCAGGGCGCGGACTCCGCGTCGGCGTCGGTACAGGCCGCGCAGAACCTCGGCATCGGCGCCGGATCGGCGATCTACTCGGACATCGAGGCGTACCCGACCGGCAACAACGCGTGTCGCGACGCGATCATGTCGTACATCAGCGGCTGGACCGAACGGCTGCGGTCACTCGGGTACCTCAGCGGCGTCTACAGCAGCGCCGGCTCCGGCGGACGTGACCTGGCGAACTCGGCCGGTGACGGCCGGTGGCTGATGCCTGACCACCTGTGGTTCGCGTGGTGGAACAACGTCGCGAACACCGACGGCGGCCAGTACATCCCCGCGAACCTGTGGACGAACCACCAACGGCTGCACCAGTACAAGGGCGACCACAACGAAACCTGGGGCGGCGTCACGATCAACATCGACAGCAACTTCCTCGACGTCGCCGGCGCCGCTCCCCCACCGATGACCGACGGCGTGTACCGAATCAAGTCCGAGGCCGGCGGCTTCGACCTGGACGTCCGCGACTGCCAGTCCGCCAACGGCGCCGACGTCCGGATGTGGGACCGGATCCTGACCAGTCCCTGCCAGAAATGGCACCTCGTCAACGTCACCGGCACCACGTTCAAGATCCTCGACGGGAACACCGGTAAGGCGCTGGACGTGATCGGCTGTTCGACCGCCGATGCCACCCAGGTCCAGCTGTACGACGACTGGGGCGGTGACTGTCAGACCTGGTCGATCGAGCCGGTCGTGGGTGGCGCCTACAAGATCATCGGCACCGGCTCCGGCAAGTCCCTGGACGTCGCCGGCTGCAACCCGAACCGGGACGCGGACGTCATCATCTGGCCGTACCACGGCGGCTCCTGCCAGCGGTGGCACCTGACGCCCGCGTAA
- a CDS encoding ROK family transcriptional regulator, with the protein MTLSDGRRPGSRAVAADHVSLRRNNLSVVLRHVRDLGPRSRARIADDTGLNKATVSSLVAELVERGLLREGSADSTRTLGRPGQLVELDGSGVCGVGAEINVEYLAVIALNLSGETVFEQRVPVDVAHLDPGATLDRLTDLIKQAVAAVNGQVAGVTLAVPALVQGETGALKLAPNLGWSEFPVAAELRRRLGEPPYSVHVDNEANLAALAAYAELQADVHDLVLLTGAIGVGGGVVTGGHLLRGSQGYSGEVGHMPVAPAGRTCGCGRTGCWETVVGLTALLHQATDADDPVRDPSLDVEQRLAEIKRRAEAGDVRTLAALRDVGDWLGIGGAVLANILNPDVLVLGGYFAVLGPWLKAPLEQAIRERVIAPDGGGCRVVQSALGFTAAVRGGAQISLDQVFLDPTGVAQ; encoded by the coding sequence ATGACGCTGAGCGATGGCCGCCGGCCGGGCAGCCGGGCCGTTGCCGCTGACCACGTCTCGCTCCGGCGGAACAACCTCTCGGTCGTACTGCGCCATGTCCGCGACCTCGGACCGCGGTCCCGCGCGCGGATCGCGGACGACACCGGACTGAACAAGGCGACCGTCAGCAGCCTCGTCGCCGAACTGGTCGAGCGCGGCCTGCTCCGGGAAGGATCGGCCGACTCGACCCGTACGCTTGGCCGGCCTGGTCAGCTGGTCGAGCTGGACGGTTCCGGCGTCTGTGGTGTCGGTGCCGAGATCAACGTCGAGTACCTCGCGGTGATCGCGCTGAACCTGTCCGGCGAGACGGTCTTCGAGCAGCGCGTGCCGGTGGATGTGGCGCACCTCGATCCAGGGGCCACGCTCGACCGGCTGACGGACCTGATCAAGCAGGCGGTCGCTGCCGTGAACGGGCAGGTCGCCGGGGTGACGCTCGCCGTGCCCGCGCTGGTCCAGGGCGAGACGGGCGCGTTGAAGCTCGCGCCCAACCTGGGCTGGAGTGAGTTCCCGGTCGCGGCCGAGCTGCGTCGCCGGTTGGGTGAGCCGCCCTACTCGGTGCACGTCGACAACGAGGCGAACCTCGCGGCGCTGGCGGCGTACGCCGAGCTGCAGGCGGACGTCCACGATCTCGTACTGCTGACCGGTGCGATCGGAGTCGGCGGTGGGGTCGTGACCGGAGGGCACTTGCTCCGGGGCAGTCAGGGGTACAGCGGGGAGGTCGGTCACATGCCGGTCGCCCCGGCCGGACGGACCTGTGGTTGCGGGCGGACCGGGTGCTGGGAAACCGTCGTCGGCCTGACCGCACTGTTGCATCAGGCAACGGATGCCGACGATCCGGTCCGGGATCCGTCGCTGGACGTGGAGCAGCGGCTGGCCGAGATCAAACGGCGCGCCGAAGCCGGCGACGTACGCACCTTGGCCGCGCTGCGGGACGTCGGCGACTGGCTGGGGATCGGCGGCGCGGTGCTGGCGAACATTCTGAACCCGGACGTGCTCGTCCTCGGCGGGTACTTCGCCGTCCTTGGTCCGTGGCTGAAAGCGCCGCTGGAGCAGGCGATCCGCGAGCGCGTGATCGCGCCGGACGGTGGCGGCTGCCGCGTTGTCCAGTCGGCGCTTGGCTTCACCGCCGCCGTGCGTGGTGGCGCGCAGATCTCACTCGACCAGGTCTTCCTCGACCCCACCGGAGTCGCGCAATGA
- a CDS encoding Gfo/Idh/MocA family protein: protein MTQLGIGLIGYAFMGAAHSQAWRSAPRFFDLPLDPRLNVLCGRNAEAVQAAASKLGWKETETDWRKLLGRDDVQLIDVCTPGDSHAEIAIAALEAGKHVLCEKPLANTVAEAEAMTAAAEAAAARGIRSMVGFTYRRVPAIGLARQLVAEGKLGTIRHVRAQYLQDWIADPEAPLSWRLDKTKAGSGALGDIGAHIIDLTQYITGDTIGEVSARLETFVKERPVAAEHSGLAGTAGTERGPVTVDDAAVFLATFRSGALGVFEATRFATGRKNAIRIEINGSLGSLAFDFEDMNLLHYYDAADDARTAGFRRILATEADHPYVAAWWPPGHLLGYEHGFTHQVVDLVTAIADGTDPAPSFADGLRVQRVLAAVEASSASRQWQEIPQ from the coding sequence ATGACACAGCTAGGCATCGGTCTGATCGGCTACGCGTTCATGGGCGCGGCCCACTCGCAGGCCTGGCGGAGCGCCCCGCGCTTCTTCGACCTGCCACTGGACCCGCGGCTGAACGTTCTCTGTGGCCGCAACGCCGAAGCGGTGCAGGCGGCAGCGAGCAAGCTCGGCTGGAAGGAAACCGAGACCGACTGGCGCAAGCTGCTCGGCCGCGACGACGTACAGCTGATCGACGTCTGCACGCCGGGAGACAGCCACGCGGAGATCGCGATCGCTGCCCTGGAAGCGGGTAAGCATGTGCTGTGCGAGAAGCCGCTGGCCAACACCGTCGCGGAGGCCGAGGCGATGACCGCCGCGGCCGAGGCAGCCGCCGCGCGGGGGATCAGGTCGATGGTCGGGTTCACCTACCGCCGGGTGCCGGCGATCGGGCTGGCCCGGCAGCTCGTTGCCGAGGGCAAGCTCGGTACCATCCGGCACGTCCGCGCCCAGTACCTGCAGGACTGGATTGCCGATCCGGAGGCGCCGCTGTCATGGCGCCTGGACAAGACGAAGGCCGGTTCGGGCGCGCTCGGTGACATCGGGGCGCACATCATCGACCTGACGCAGTACATCACCGGCGACACGATCGGCGAGGTGAGCGCGCGGCTGGAGACGTTCGTGAAGGAGCGTCCGGTGGCGGCGGAGCATTCGGGGCTGGCGGGTACGGCCGGTACCGAGCGTGGTCCTGTCACAGTGGACGACGCGGCGGTGTTCCTGGCGACGTTCCGGTCGGGGGCGCTTGGGGTGTTCGAGGCGACCCGGTTCGCGACCGGGCGGAAGAACGCCATCCGGATCGAGATCAACGGCAGTCTCGGCAGTCTCGCCTTCGACTTCGAAGACATGAACCTGCTGCACTACTACGACGCGGCCGACGACGCGCGGACGGCGGGCTTCCGCCGGATTCTCGCCACCGAGGCCGACCACCCGTACGTCGCCGCGTGGTGGCCGCCCGGCCATCTGCTCGGCTACGAGCACGGGTTCACCCATCAGGTCGTCGACCTGGTCACCGCGATCGCCGACGGTACCGACCCGGCGCCGTCGTTCGCCGACGGGCTGCGGGTGCAGCGCGTCCTCGCCGCGGTCGAGGCCAGCTCGGCATCCCGTCAATGGCAGGAGATCCCGCAATGA
- the xylA gene encoding xylose isomerase → MNDYTPNKDDKFSFGLWTVGWQGVDVFGTAVRPAMDPVHAVGKLAELGAAAVTFHDDDVVPDDSTRGQVLERFTKALAETGMGVEMMTTNLFSHPVFKDGGLTANDRQVRRYALAKVLRNIDLAAELGATTYVLWGGREGAESGGSKDVRAALDRYKESMDLLCAYVREQGYNLRFAIEPKPNEPRGDILLPSIGHAIAFINDLADPELVGINPEVGHEQMAGLNYAHGIAQALWHGKLYHIDLNGQHGPRFDQDLRFGAGNLREAFWTVDVLQGSAGRPGYDGYVHFDYKPPRTEDEDGVWETARACMRNYLILRSKVQAFRADPEVAEALAAAKVAELDEPTLGAGESLDDLRNASYDREALADRGLGFERLDQLAMEHLLGVR, encoded by the coding sequence ATGAACGACTACACCCCGAACAAGGACGACAAGTTCTCCTTCGGCCTGTGGACCGTCGGCTGGCAGGGCGTCGACGTCTTCGGTACGGCCGTCCGCCCGGCGATGGACCCGGTCCACGCGGTCGGGAAGCTCGCCGAACTCGGCGCCGCCGCGGTCACCTTCCACGACGACGACGTGGTGCCGGACGACAGCACCCGCGGCCAGGTACTGGAGCGGTTCACCAAGGCACTGGCCGAAACCGGTATGGGCGTCGAGATGATGACCACCAACCTGTTCAGCCACCCGGTCTTCAAGGACGGTGGCCTGACCGCGAACGATCGGCAGGTCCGCCGGTACGCGTTGGCGAAGGTGCTTCGCAACATCGATCTGGCGGCGGAGCTGGGAGCCACGACGTACGTGCTGTGGGGTGGCCGGGAAGGAGCCGAGTCCGGCGGGTCGAAGGACGTGCGGGCGGCGCTGGATCGGTACAAGGAGTCGATGGACCTGCTCTGCGCCTATGTGCGGGAACAGGGCTACAACCTCCGCTTCGCGATCGAACCGAAGCCGAACGAGCCGCGCGGCGACATCCTGCTGCCGTCGATCGGGCACGCGATCGCGTTCATCAACGACCTGGCCGACCCGGAGCTGGTCGGGATCAACCCGGAGGTCGGGCACGAGCAGATGGCCGGGCTGAACTACGCGCACGGGATCGCGCAGGCGCTGTGGCACGGGAAGCTGTACCACATCGACCTCAACGGGCAGCACGGTCCGCGGTTCGACCAGGACCTGCGGTTCGGCGCCGGGAACCTGCGCGAGGCGTTCTGGACGGTCGACGTACTGCAGGGGTCGGCGGGCCGGCCGGGATACGACGGGTACGTGCACTTCGACTACAAGCCGCCGCGGACCGAGGACGAGGACGGCGTTTGGGAGACGGCACGCGCCTGCATGCGGAACTACCTGATCCTGCGGTCGAAGGTGCAGGCGTTCCGCGCCGACCCCGAGGTCGCGGAGGCGCTGGCCGCGGCGAAGGTCGCCGAGCTCGACGAACCGACGCTGGGCGCTGGTGAGTCGCTCGACGACCTTCGGAACGCGTCGTACGACCGCGAGGCGCTGGCGGATCGGGGGCTTGGGTTCGAGCGGCTCGATCAGTTGGCGATGGAGCATCTGCTCGGCGTTCGGTAG